Within the Platichthys flesus chromosome 16, fPlaFle2.1, whole genome shotgun sequence genome, the region GTTGGACTTCCTTTCGGGATCTTTTACCGCATGCATTCAGTCGCCAGTCTGTTTGAGGTTTTTATGACCTCGTAACACTGCAGGAGGAGCAAAAATGTCGGGCCAACTGTTTTGAAATTTTAAAGCTGTTTTGTACAAATTATAGATGTACTTTGTTCTGATGATGCTCTGTTATTTCTCTGTAATGACCTAATTagttctctctgtctgtgaagaGCTCACTCACTTCGATGCTGCTCATTAAGTTAAAGCCTGTATATTtgacaatgaaaatgtattcagaATACTATTATCACACAAATATTGACATTAAACTTGTGCAATTTAATGCTTCATACTGTATGTTCACAAAATAAAGGCAAGCAATAAAATAAGCTGAAGGAAAGTGAATGATTTATTGCcatatatgttattattattattattataactattattattgttagtagtagtagtagtagaaatAATAGTTGTATTAGTAATATTATTATCATGCTGCTTAATAAAAGGAAATTCAGATTGCTGGTATCTAGTCTAGCCCACTTTAAAGATAGGTTATTATTTGAGCTGAACACAATTGATCATGATGTTATGGCTGGTTTGTAGATAATTAATCTGTAGCAATTTTGATTGACAAAGAATTGGTCACGTCTCATATTCCAGCCTGTACATTTCttatattaaagtaaaatgaataTCTTTTTTGGACTGTTGGACATACTTCAGGAGACTTAATAGGCACGTTAGATGATTTTCTGGTTGTACGAATCAATTATTATTGAGTCTATCAAGAAATCACACAGCAGATTGATATAAAGCTCATGTGACAGaattaacaaacacaaagagcaaaTTAATCAAACGCTGTAAATTAACATTTGACCAACGCCTCTGAGACAAACAACACGACTAAAGTACAAGTGGCcaacttatttatatttaaaacaaataatccaaAAATTGGTAGCGAAGGCTTACCTTTGAGTCAGGCATGTTTCAAGCCACACTCACCTGGGGGTCCTTAGCACACGGGTTTGTTTATAACCACGTCACCAGGAAGTACATCCTGAACTGTCAGAATTCAATATGCAGAGACAGGTAATCGGACAGTAAATTATATTCAGTGACAATTAATCGTAACTTTTTTTGTTCTAATATGGTGCTGACGGTCTTGTTTAATATCGCAGACTCACACATTCAAGACTTCATCGGTTGTAAAACACGAAGTTAGCTAAAAGAACAAGTGGCGAGCTCGGTTTGTTAGCGTTAGCGTCAACATGCTAATGTTTGTGAATCCCCAGGACTCCCAGGACGCGCCTCTGTTCGGGGAGGATTTCGACCCCAGCAGACCACGGGCGTCTAAAATCAAGTGAGACGATGCAGTTTAACTGTGTGTTTGAGCGAATGTTCCACTTCAAACTCTCCAGACTCAAGTGAGAACCTGTGTGTTGCAGACATCCTCTGGCTTCTTtcttccacctcttcttccGAACGAGTGCCATTTTGATCTACCTGCTGTGTGACGTCATCAGCAGTCGTTTCATCGTCTCCATGGTCGCCATCATTCTCCTGCTGTCATGTGACTTCTGGACTGTGAAGGTGAGGATTCCAGGTTGGGTTTTCCACCGTGGATATGATTATGCTTTATAAACTCAGCTCATCTGCCAGTGATTCTTTTGATTAGTTGTTTAATAGTTTTATGGTGTCCCATTCCAATTTTGAATCCACACAGTCCAAAGTTATGCTCTAACATTGCTAGATTTTTCAGTCAGACTAAAATTAGAACTAAGGTAGAGTTCATACCATTGCCAAATTACAAACAcgagtataaagtataaaccTACTTGGCTAAatcctttctgattctgatgcttgcttttttttcttttcataaacagctatgaattattctctcaGACTTGTTGCAAATATCAATAAAGTGGGGAAAACCCCCTCTtagatccgccccctgatccggagTGGCTCAAAATATAATTGGTTCCTTCATCTCCCATCCTTTCAATTTGTCCAGATTATAAATCAAACATAACATAATAATCAAACAAGTGAACGCATAACCTACTAAAACGTAACTTATTTGGTGGAGGTCACTATAGCTGTGacgaaattaaagaaaaaaacacattaaatattaacGATATATAAAGTTACTATGAGAGTATTTATATATCACGTTCAATAATCTGttggtttttttaaatgacaaaaaagatTAGTTGATAACCTTCAAATGAAGCCTGttggatttaaaaatatatttgttttacttctaATATTTGATCCTGTAATGAATATGATTTTTATGACAGTAACAAGTATTTTTCCAGAACGTATCGGGCAGGTTGCTGGTCGGCCTTCGATGGTGGAATCAGGTGGATAAAGATGGAGGGAACCACTGGGTGTTTGAGTCGAGGAAGGTAAGCAGAAGAGTGGGCTGGTGTGTGCACAGGAGATAATGATGGCAAGATATGGTGTATGTAGTTTGATGTGGTGGGTCTATCACCATATAATATGGCCTTAATAGACAATTACAGGTCGTGTAACATAAAACAATTGCACTGTTGTTTCCTTTCGTTAGCCGAACACATCATCCAGTGCTGATTCACGGATCTTCTGGCTCGGACTTATCGTGTTCCCCATCATTTGGTTCATTATGGTGTTCAGCGCCATCTTCTCCTTAAAGATTAAGTGGCTGGTCAGTTCGGGAATCTCTGTCTGTTAATTCCTCTCAGTTTAAATAGCTGCACagacctttttttgtttgtctcattcctgtttgtgattttttttttttttaccccacaGGTTATTGTGATAATGGCTATGATATTACAGTGGGCCAACTTGTATGGTTACATCAGATGCAAGGTGGGCGGAGAGTCCAGCCTGAGAAGCATGGCAAAGAAATACATTGGCGTCCAGATTTTAAAACAGGTATGTCAATTTAATTCTAGGCTTATTCCTTCACATTTTATCCAACTGATTGTCACATTaatactttttttctctccaaaggCAATGAAGAAAGGCGAGGGACAATAACTTGAAGGGGACGTCCCAACCAATCTGCAGAAGAAGACTGGATGAACACATTGTATTTACTTGATTCCAGTTTTGAAGGTGGCTGGTCCTTTCTGAGGGTAAAGGGATTTTGTATGTGTCGTTTCCTCTGAATCAATTGTTTGAAAACTTTAGGAATAATTCCCACAAGTCTTCTGTAAGTTCCAGTTATATACAGTCTAGTtccttttcattaatttattctgatGGGGCAACAGTGCAGAGTTAAGAGAGATTTCAGTGACGTCTTCTACCTGCCGTTTATTTAGTGAGGAAATCTCACTGACATCAAGGTGTCAATTGCAAACTGAACAAATTACATTAACACAAGATACCAACAAGACAACTCAGGCACTGAAAACAAccatccaacacacacagagccagtgaCATGTATACTACTGGAAACATTAACATGAAGGAGGGCGATTGTTAAAATGTGCAATTGTGAAGTTTGGTCTCTGTTTGACAGCTCAGCCTGTCAGGCAGCATCTATGAATGTGAAAGGGATATTTTGGGAACACAGATAATTTTATAAGTGGCTGCAAATCAAACATAGGATTTGGATATTGTTACTGATGTAGGTATTTCTTGTTTAAATCAATCTGTATTATAACTGACTTAGCTGGGTACTGTAGGGAGAAGggttttgaattgttttttcgGATTTGTACAAAAACTGTCCGTTTACTCAGGGCTTCTGTGTAAATGAGACAATaaagtttttcacatttttgaaaAGTGAGACTTATTAATggcttgtttttaaatgatgtgtaTTTGAGCATCACTTAATAAGATGAAGTAGTTGTCTGCTGGTGTCGGAGATTAAGCATCAATTAAATAATAGAATCCCATCTTTGTGCATCAGATAAAAATACTTGATCCAATATtagtttttcttattatttacaattttaattGTCATATGTCAGGAAGCAGTTTAGTTTTTATGTTGGACTTAAAGTTTTGGATTCAACTTGAGCTGATAAAGCAGGTGGAGGTCAATGCTTTAAAAAATTcaaccactaggtggcagcaaagcatcactttatttttattagcCGGTTActgaagtttttattttttcaaattattatATTCAGAAACATGCTAACACACatcaaacatgaatatatataaatcagCACCACAACAAATGTGTGCTGGGATTTGCATCTGTCTTTGCATTTAAATTCTTCCGTTTTATTAGATCTAGCAAAAGTACATTAAAGTTGAGGATCGTCACTGCAATATTAGTACCAGAAATCGAAATGGTTTACTTTACATGGGTACTTTATCATCACAGCAGTCATTGAAATGAAGTATGTACCGCCTAAAGATAAATAGAACCAGAAAAAGGTCTGGTCCAGCTTGTTGGCGAGGGCCTGGTATCTCCCACTCTCCTCTTCCTTGGCTTCCCATGCTTGCAGGAAGTTCACCACCAGCCTGAGCATCTTATTGGACTCCTCCGAGGCACTCAGCGGAACCACACTGATGTCGGCTTTGGCCTCTGGGAGGATTAAAGTAGCATTAGGAAAGATGGAATGTGTACCACAAAGTTGCACACATTTTCTCTACCAACAGCAAGAgtgaaaacactacacacattGCTGCACAAACTTAACATATAATTGTTTCTTCCTCACCATCATCCTCTTCGTCGTCCTTGTTCACTTGGTTTTTTGGGCCTGACCGCTTTGgacagcagcagaaaatgaAGCCGCCATCTTTGGCCACCCGAGTCAGAACCAGGGACACCAGCATGCTCAGCACCAGAAGCACCAGGCAAACACAGAAGTGGgttcctgcagcacagacaaatGGTTAGAGGCTCGAGCTTTTTGTCTGGCATCGTGAGGTTGTTTGCATTCAACTGCGAGGGGACTGACGGATGATGGGGCTGCACTGGCCGTCTCCGGGGAGCCTGTCGTTGAGGATGCCGAGGAACAGGGTGAAGCTGAGCACCAGAGTGACCTTGAATGAGTTGCGTTCGCCGCATCCCAGTGGCAGGGCGAAGCTGACCACATCAGCCAAGACGATCAGGATAGTGGGCAGCAGTAACGTGATGAAGGGGTTGAGGTATTTGATGCTTAGTGACACCTGAGGGGGACGGAAGACACAATGTCATGGCTGTAGTGAGTttataaagaaaacacttttcaCCTGTGCCAAGGACGTTAAGTTTTCATCCCcgcccattttttttttagtacCACTGTTGCTGGAATCGTGTGTCAATCACTACCGTGAAATGATTATGCTTGACCGTTCCTCATGTTGATGAACGTACCATTATGTAATTGCGGTCGTCTCTTTGTTTCTGCAAGACCACACTGTTGGTTACCCAGTCTCCTGCCTTGCCATCAATATTCCACAGTTGCCCCAGTTTCAGGATTGTACCACATCCTGAATGACACAAAGTCTTCTTTAGCATGGTTTGCTCTGCACGATATTTACCCAGGTAGGAAATATATTGGCAGTCATATAAGGTTGGatgaattgaaatgaattaaTATTGAAACTGATGAAAGAAGGCGCCAGTGCCACACGCTTTTCCTGTAGCGAAATCATGCATCTGCACACGCTTCTAACTAAAAGACAATCTGGCATCTTTTAAAGATAGATAATTAGAatgtgagaggagcaggagagtctTACAAATTCACACATATTAAACATAAGTTCCACATCCTCCATATCTTCGATAAAATATCGTATTGGCCTTTGTTTATGTGAAGAGCTTACCGTCGACGGACCAGGCTTGGATAGCGACAGGACATTCATCAGAAGCAAAGGGGTAGTTGAACAGATTGACCTCACAGTTCACCTCAGCGTTGATAGTCACAGAGTGCTTCACAGTGCCGTTGCTGATCACCAGCAGATCATGGGAGCTGTGCGTCATAGTCGTCAATATTCTATAACGACGCAAGGACAGGACAGGAACACGTCAGATGAACTCATCCACAAATTGAACGTGGTTATGAAGGGACTCACCCGTT harbors:
- the LOC133971375 gene encoding Golgi apparatus membrane protein TVP23 homolog B-like, whose amino-acid sequence is MQRQDSQDAPLFGEDFDPSRPRASKIKHPLASFFHLFFRTSAILIYLLCDVISSRFIVSMVAIILLLSCDFWTVKNVSGRLLVGLRWWNQVDKDGGNHWVFESRKPNTSSSADSRIFWLGLIVFPIIWFIMVFSAIFSLKIKWLVIVIMAMILQWANLYGYIRCKVGGESSLRSMAKKYIGVQILKQAMKKGEGQ
- the LOC133971374 gene encoding 5-hydroxytryptamine receptor 3A-like produces the protein MLINKNISSQPQHDNCTHVIHVPLIEYQTLSVDTKNLRLISRLQATIIWRDPELEWDTSMYDFEEVILPVDKIWTPELHVTNGILTTMTHSSHDLLVISNGTVKHSVTINAEVNCEVNLFNYPFASDECPVAIQAWSVDGCGTILKLGQLWNIDGKAGDWVTNSVVLQKQRDDRNYIMVSLSIKYLNPFITLLLPTILIVLADVVSFALPLGCGERNSFKVTLVLSFTLFLGILNDRLPGDGQCSPIIRTHFCVCLVLLVLSMLVSLVLTRVAKDGGFIFCCCPKRSGPKNQVNKDDEEDDEAKADISVVPLSASEESNKMLRLVVNFLQAWEAKEEESGRYQALANKLDQTFFWFYLSLGGTYFISMTAVMIKYPCKVNHFDFWY